Proteins encoded within one genomic window of Lemur catta isolate mLemCat1 chromosome 23, mLemCat1.pri, whole genome shotgun sequence:
- the C4BPA gene encoding C4b-binding protein alpha chain yields the protein MLLLRAPQGTLHRKGEMAVWSLSGLWKVSDPTLFQMTLVAALLATVFGNCGPPPILQFASPVNQLNETEFQSGSSLRYNCRPGYSRTSSNQFLTCKEGQWSYSTFCVKKRCRNPGDLPNGHVEVKTDFFFGSQITFSCFTGYILIGSSTSHCDVQDKGVDWSDPLPQCVIVQCESPPDIKNGKHSGGDEDIYTYGSSVTYSCDNHFSLIGKASISCTVENKTIGVWSPSPPTCEQITCPKPNVPHGSIVSGFGPIYMYKDTIMFNCHKGFILKGSSVIHCEVDNTWDPSPPTCELNSCTDLPDIPHASWERYPRPTKEQIYAIGTVLKYHCLPGYTPAVDEPTTVTCQKNLRWTPYKGCKESCCPIPDLRNGEIIQHRKNRHTNDCMYFYGDQLLYSCPGNLRFSATCQPDGTWSPQTPSCDDNCHFPPTIAHGHPKRVQTYSLFREDVIYECDTGYTLVGQAKISCSFSLWTPSAPQCKALCVKPEIANGKPSVEKDQYVELEDITIQCDSGYRIVGPESITCSENRTWYPDVPKCEWEIVEGCEQVLTGRKLMQCLPKPEDVKLALEVYKLSLEIELLERDKARLATLEKEL from the exons ATGTTGCTCCTAAGAGCTCCACAGGGGACTCTTCATAGAAAAGGGGAGATGGCAGTCTGGTCCCTCTCTGGGCTGTGGAAAGTCTCTGATCCAACTCTGTTCCAGATGACCTTGGTCGCTGCTCTGCTGGCCACTGTTTTTG GCAACTGTGGTCCTCCACCCATTTTACAGTTTGCTTCTCCAGTAAATCAGCTGAATGAGACAGAGTTCCAAAGCGGAAGTAGTCTGAGATACAACTGCCGCCCTGGCTACAGTAGGACCAGTTCAAATCAGTTTCTTACCTGCAAAGAAGGCCAATGGAGCTATAGTACTTTCTGTGTCA AGAAACGATGCAGAAACCCAGGAGATTTACCTAACGGGCACGTGGAAGTTAagacagatttcttttttggatcgCAAATCACATTCAGCTGTTTCACAGG ATATATCTTAATTGGCTCATCCACTAGTCATTGTGATGTTCAAGATAAAGGAGTTGACTGGAGTGATCCTCTCCCACAATGTGTAA TTGTCCAGTGTGAGTCCCCTCCAGACATCAAGAATGGGAAGCACAGTGGTGGAGATGAAGACATCTACACATATGGCTCCTCTGTCACCTACAGCTGTGACAACCACTTCTCGCTCATAGGCAAAGCCTCTATTTCCTGCACGGTGGAGAATAAAACCATAGGTGTCTGGAGCCCCAGCCCTCCTACCTGTGAAC AAATCACTTGTCCTAAGCCAAACGTGCCACATGGAAGTATTGTCTCTGGATTTGGACCCATCTATATGTACAAAGACACTATTATGTTTAACTGTCACAAAGGTTTTATTCTCAAAGGCAGCAGTGTAATACATTGTGAAGTTGACAACACCTGGGATCCTTCTCCTCCTACTTGTGAGCTCA ATAGTTGTACCGACTTACCAGATATTCCACATGCTTCCTGGGAAAGATATCCTAGGCCAACAAAAGAGCAAATATATGCTATTGGGACTGTGTTAAAATACCACTGTCTTCCTGGCTATACACCGGCCGTAGATGAGCCTACAACTGTTACTTGTCAAAAAAATTTGAGATGGACCCCGTACAAAGGGTGTAAgg AATCATGTTGCCCCATACCAGATTTAAGGAATGGTGAAATCATTCAACACAGAAAAAATCGTCACACCAATGACTGCATGTATTTCTATGGAGACCAGCTTTTATATTCATGTCCTGGCAACCTAAGATTTTCAGCTACATGCCAACCAGATGGCACGTGGAGTCCCCAAACACCATCATGTGATGACA ATTGCCATTTTCCTCCTACCATTGCCCATGGACATCCTAAAAGAGTTCAAACATACAGCTTATTCAGAGAAGATGTTATTTATGAATGTGATACAGGATACACTCTCGTTGGACAGGCAAAAATCTCCTGCAGTTTTTCACTCTGGACACCTTCAGCCCCTCAATGTAAAG CTCTGTGTGTGAAACCAGAAATAGCGAATGGAAAGCCGTCTGTGGAGAAGGATCAGTATGTTGAACTTGAAGATATCACCATCCAGTGTGACTCTGGCTATAGAATAGTGGGTCCCGAAAGTATCACTTGCTCAGAGAACAGAACCTGGTACCCAGATGTGCCTAAGTGTGAGTGG GAGATCGTTGAAGGCTGCGAGCAAGTACTCACAGGCAGGAAACTCATGCAGTGTCTCCCAAAACCAGAGGATGTGAAGCTGGCCCTGGAGGTGTATAAGCTGTCTCTGGAGATTGAACTACTGGAACGAGACAAGGCAAGACTGGCAACTCTGGAGAAAGAACtataa
- the C4BPB gene encoding C4b-binding protein beta chain isoform X1: protein MFFRFVCSLVVVWLISASDAESCSEPPPVDNSIFVAKEVEGQILGTYLCIKGYHLVGEKTLSCNASKEWNGPTAKCRLGHCPDPVLVNGEFNSSGPVNVTDKITFKCNDDYILKGSNWSQCLEDHTWKPPFPICKSRDCGPPGNPPHGYFKGNDFTRGSTITYYCEEGYHLVGTQAQRCVDGEWSSALPSCEAPRTELEKAFLAFQESKDLCKAAENFMQQLKKCNLTMEELKYSLEWKKAELKGKMSHCS, encoded by the exons ATGTTTTTTCGGTTTGTGTGCTCTCTTGTGGTTGTGTGGCTGATTTCTGCTTCAGACG caGAGAGCTGTTCGGAACCTCCCCCAGTGGACAATAGCATATTTGTTGCAAAGGAGGTAGAAGGACAGATTCTGGGGACTTACCTTTGTATTAAGGGCTACCACTTGGTGGGAGAGAAAACCCTTTCTTGCAATGCCTCTAAGGAATGGAATGGCCCCACTGCTAAATGCCGCT tggGCCACTGTCCTGACCCTGTGCTGGTAAACGGTGAGTTCAATTCTTCGGGGCCTGTGAATGTAACTGACAAAATCACGTTTAAGTGCAATGACGACTACATCCTCAAGGGCAGCAATTGGAGCCAGTGTCTAGAGGACCACACCTGGAAACCTCCCTTTCCCATCTGCAAAAGTA GAGACTGCGGCCCTCCTGGGAATCCACCTCACGGCTATTTCAAAGGAAATGATTTCACTAGAGGATCTACCATTACTTACTACTGTGAAGAGGG GTACCACTTAGTAGGCACGCAGGCCCAGCGTTGCGTGGACGGGGAGTGGAGCAGCGCACTTCCATCCTGTGAAGCTCCGCGGACCGAGTTGGAGAAGGCATTT cttgCCTTTCAGGAGAGTAAGGACCTTTGCAAAGCTGCAGAAAACTTCATGCAACAATTAAAGAAATGTAACTTGACAATGGAAGAACTAAAATATTCTCTGGAATGGAAGAAAGCTGAGTTGAAGGGAAAAATGTCACATTGTAGCTGA
- the C4BPB gene encoding C4b-binding protein beta chain isoform X2: protein MFFRFVCSLVVVWLISASDESCSEPPPVDNSIFVAKEVEGQILGTYLCIKGYHLVGEKTLSCNASKEWNGPTAKCRLGHCPDPVLVNGEFNSSGPVNVTDKITFKCNDDYILKGSNWSQCLEDHTWKPPFPICKSRDCGPPGNPPHGYFKGNDFTRGSTITYYCEEGYHLVGTQAQRCVDGEWSSALPSCEAPRTELEKAFLAFQESKDLCKAAENFMQQLKKCNLTMEELKYSLEWKKAELKGKMSHCS from the exons ATGTTTTTTCGGTTTGTGTGCTCTCTTGTGGTTGTGTGGCTGATTTCTGCTTCAGACG AGAGCTGTTCGGAACCTCCCCCAGTGGACAATAGCATATTTGTTGCAAAGGAGGTAGAAGGACAGATTCTGGGGACTTACCTTTGTATTAAGGGCTACCACTTGGTGGGAGAGAAAACCCTTTCTTGCAATGCCTCTAAGGAATGGAATGGCCCCACTGCTAAATGCCGCT tggGCCACTGTCCTGACCCTGTGCTGGTAAACGGTGAGTTCAATTCTTCGGGGCCTGTGAATGTAACTGACAAAATCACGTTTAAGTGCAATGACGACTACATCCTCAAGGGCAGCAATTGGAGCCAGTGTCTAGAGGACCACACCTGGAAACCTCCCTTTCCCATCTGCAAAAGTA GAGACTGCGGCCCTCCTGGGAATCCACCTCACGGCTATTTCAAAGGAAATGATTTCACTAGAGGATCTACCATTACTTACTACTGTGAAGAGGG GTACCACTTAGTAGGCACGCAGGCCCAGCGTTGCGTGGACGGGGAGTGGAGCAGCGCACTTCCATCCTGTGAAGCTCCGCGGACCGAGTTGGAGAAGGCATTT cttgCCTTTCAGGAGAGTAAGGACCTTTGCAAAGCTGCAGAAAACTTCATGCAACAATTAAAGAAATGTAACTTGACAATGGAAGAACTAAAATATTCTCTGGAATGGAAGAAAGCTGAGTTGAAGGGAAAAATGTCACATTGTAGCTGA